The Musa acuminata AAA Group cultivar baxijiao chromosome BXJ1-3, Cavendish_Baxijiao_AAA, whole genome shotgun sequence genome window below encodes:
- the LOC135629705 gene encoding kinesin-like protein KIN-14N isoform X1: protein MSSRVPCKPPLPPRSPTRAKVRKENVDEASLDKRRRVVAGKTGASPNDRGRQVLSAVNAGPDPVGNRDQVAPAEGSDGGNVAAIEFESREDVERLLGEKMKGKNKNDYKGKSEQMMEYIKKLRVCIRWYMDLEDKYLAEQENLRNLMAAEENRHSDIENQMRAKVTELEATIEELKRECESLQERFKKEAADKLAAIKTYEDERDARIAIESSRAALSQDLERVSQETGRLNDQLKIVQDNNKRLQEYNASLQLYNSNLQADALQNGETISRLQNEKSAIMENLSGLRDHINSLKSQLDSSRSSQQVAVKQKEDLIKEISCLRSELQQVRDDREHSLEQVQSLTQEVAKFKEITGKSSKDLDMITTKTIALEETCASQRDQIRLLQHQLAASNEKLKQADMTATETMSEYEEQKKTVNDLQNRLVEAEFQILEAEKLRKKLHNTILELKGNIRVFCRVRPVLPDNDSSGTDGAVVSYPTSMETAGRGIDLMHSTAQKYSFTFDKVFNHEASQEDVFFEISQLVQSALDGYKVCIFAYGQTGSGKTFTMMGNPEIREQKGLIPRSLEQVFETSQSLQCQGWKYKMQASMLEIYNEAIRDLLSPGRPSSLEANAAVNKQYSIKHDSGGNTIVSDLTIVDVCSIKEVSFLLQQAAQSRSVGRTHMNEQSSRSHFVFTLRIFGVNESTEQQVQGVLNLIDLAGSERLARSGATGDRLKETQAINKSLSALSDVIAAIAKKEDHVPFRNSKLTYLLQPCLGGDSKTLMFVNISPESSSAGESICSLRFAARVNSCEIGIPRRQTQSRPLLDSRLSYG, encoded by the exons ATGTCGTCCCGAGTCCCCTGCAAGCCCCCTCTCCCCCCTCGGAGCCCCACGCGTGCCAAGGTC AGAAAGGAGAATGTGGATGAGGCGTCCCTCGACAAGCGGCGTCGGGTCGTGGCGGGCAAGACGGGGGCGTCCCCTAACGACCGCGGGCGGCAGGTGCTCTCCGCCGTCAACGCCGGCCCTGATCCTGTCGGGAACCGTGATCAAGTCGCCCCTGCTGAAGGGTCCGACGGCGGTAACGTCGCCGCGATTGAGTTCGAGTCGAGGGAGGATGTGGAGAGGCTGCTGGGTGAGAAGATGAAGGGGAAGAACAAGAATGATTATAAG GGGAAAAGTGAGCAGATGATGGAGTACATTAAAAAGCTTAGGGTTTGCATTAGATGGTACATGGATCTTGAAGATAAGTACTTGGCTGAGCAGGAAAATCTCAGAAATTTGATGGCAGCTGAAGAGAACAGACACAGTGATATTG AGAACCAGATGAGGGCAAAAGTAACTGAGCTGGAGGCAACAATCGAGGAGTTAAAGAGAGAGTGTGAATCATTGCAGGAGAGATTTAAAAAGGAAGCAGCAGATAAACTG GCTGCCATTAAAACTTATGAGGATGAAAGGGATGCGCGAATTGCTATTGAAAGTTCACGTGCAGCTCTGTCTCAAGACCTTGAAAGAGTCAGCCAAGAGACTGGTCGGCTTAATGATCAG TTAAAAATTGTCCAAGACAACAATAAGAGATTGCAGGAATACAATGCCAGTTTGCAGCTGTACAACAGCAATCTTCAAGCTGATGCTTTGCAAAATGGTGAGACCATCTCAAGGTTGCAGAATGAGAAGAGTGCTATAATGGAAAACTTATCTGGTCTAAGGGATCACATAAATTCACTCAAAAGTCAGTTGGATTCTTCTAGG TCTTCTCAACAAGTGGCAGTTAAACAGAAAGAGGATTTAATAAAAGAAATAAGTTGCCTGAGAAGTGAATTGCAGCAAGTAAGGGATGATCGTGAACATTCACTAGAACAAGTCCAGAGTTTGACTCAAGAAGTTGCTAAGTTTAAAGAAATTACTGGGAAGTCCTCGAAAGATTTGGATATGATAACTACAAAAACAATTGCACTAGAG GAGACCTGTGCTTCCCAAAGGGATCAAATACGGCTATTGCAGCACCAGCTTGCTGCTTCAAATGAGAAATTGAAG caAGCTGATATGACAGCCACTGAAACAATGTCTGAATatgaagaacaaaagaaaactGTAAATGACTTGCAAAATCGTCTTGTGGAAGCTGAGTTTCAAATTCTGGAAGCCGAGAAATTGCGAAAAAAACTGCATAATACTATACTG GAACTTAAGGGAAATATTCGAGTCTTCTGTAGAGTTCGCCCAGTTTTACCTGACAATGATTCTAGTGGCACAGATGGAGCCGTGGTTTCTTATCCAACCTCAATGGAAACTGCAGGCCGGGGCATCGACTTGATGCATAGTA CAGCTCAGAAATACTCTTTCACTTTTGATAAAGTATTCAATCATGAAGCTTCACAAGAAGATGTGTTTTTTGAAATCTCACAGCTGGTGCAGAGTGCACTCGATGGGTACAAG GTTTGCATTTTTGCTTATGGGCAAACTGGTTCTGGTAAAACATTCACTATGATGGGAAACCCAGAAATTCGAGAACAGAAAGGGCTTATACCCCGTTCTTTGGAGCAGGTGTTTGAAACTAGCCAATCATTACAATGTCAAGGTTGGAAGTACAAAATGCAG GCTTCCATGCTGGAGATTTACAATGAGGCAATTCGTGACTTGTTATCACCAGGTCGGCCAAGCAGCCTAGAGGCAAATGCTGCTGTTAACAAACAATATTCAATCAAACATGATTCTGGTGGAAATACAATTGTATCTGACCTTACCATCGTAGATGTATGCAGTATCAAGGAGGTGTCTTTTCTCCTACAACAGGCTGCACAGAGCAG ATCTGTGGGTAGGACACACATGAACGAACAGTCCTCGAGAAGTCATTTTGTCTTCACCTTGCGTATATTTGGTGTCAATGAG AGCACAGAACAACAGGTTCAAGGTGTCCTAAACTTAATAGATCTCGCTGGAAGCGAGCGCCTAGCAAGAAGTGGTGCCACCGGAGATCGCCTAAAAGAAACACAG GCAATCAATAAAAGTTTATCCGCCTTGAGTGATGTAATCGCTGCGATCGCGAAGAAAGAAGACCATGTGCCATTTAGGAACTCCAAGCTAACGTATCTTCTGCAG CCTTGTCTTGGTGGAGACTCGAAGACACTAATGTTCGTCAATATCTCGCCGGAATCATCCTCAGCCGGGGAGTCCATCTGCTCACTTCGTTTCGCCGCCAGGGTTAACTCATGCGAAATTGGCATTCCCCGACGACAGACCCAGTCGCGGCCTCTTTTGGATTCTCGATTGAGCTACGGCTGA